Sequence from the Aspergillus nidulans FGSC A4 chromosome III genome:
TTATTTGATATATGCTAGAAAGAATTGGTCAGGATAATTGGGAAAATGCTTCTACTAACAGGCTTTTACGTGATCGGAGTAAATATATTTAGGGACGGAATGATCTCATACCCGTCAACTCATCAGTTTGATAACGCCAGCCTCTATATATTTAAATGGAAGCCTGGTTATATTTATTCAATTTTTCCCTTATTGACAACGAAACCCTCCAAGGCGGAAATCGCAGCCCATAACCGGTTCTCAGCCTCAGGGAAGACAAGTGACCGGTTGCTGTAGAAAACCTCGTCGCTGACCTCCTCAGGGTGTCGCGGGAGACAGTGCATGAACTTCCAGCCCTCCTTAGCTCCTCCTCGCTTGGCGAGTTCAGCAGTGATTTGGAAACCATCAAACTCCTTCAGCCTCTgagccttctcttcctcttggCCCATAGAGACCCAGGTGTCTGTGACCAGAATATCGGCGTCCTTGACCGCTTCTTCGGGAATATTGGTTTGCAGAAGCTTTCCTGGTTTCGAGACACCCTCTCCAGCAGACTTGATGAGCTCCAGCATGTGAGGAGGGATTTCGTACCCCTTGGGAGTAGCGACAGCAATGTCGACACCCATTTTTGTAGCAGCAATGGCCATATCGAACAGGACGTTGTTGGCGTCACCCACCCAAGCGATCTTCAATCCTTCCAACCCTAGACTTGAAAGGTGGTGCGCCTTGGGGGTGAATGCTTCATAGATGGTCTGGAAATCGGCCACGGCTTGGAGAGGGTGGAAAGAGTCACACAAAGCATTGATGACTGGAACCGAAGAGTGCTTCGCCAGATCTGCGACCTCTGCATGTTTACCGACACGGGCTACAATGCAGGATACCATGGACGAAATGACAACGGAGGTGTCGTATAGGGACTCGTTGACACCTAGTTGGATATCATCCTTGCCCAAGAACATCGGATGACCTCCCATCTGCACAACGGCCCCTTCTGTAGATACCCTTGTCCTCGTGCTTCGTTTGctgaagatcatggccaCAGTTTTCCCAAGGAGTGATCCCTGCAAGTTTTGGGGCATTGACCCCGACTTGATAGCCCGTTTGTGTGAGGAGGCATTGCGAACAAGGGTTGCGAACTCGGAGGGCGAGAGGTCCGcaatggagaggaagtggcGGGGAGCAAAGGGTGAGGCGGGAGGCATGGTTTGCGAGGAGTAGGATCGCACGGTGTGTCGCAAGCTCTGGCTCTTGAGTACGGAGCGAAGGGATGCCATTGGAAGTGCAAGAATATAGATGTTAAAGAACTTAAAAGACTTGGGGCGGAAAGAAATTGTGGACAGAACGAGGGCATCCACAAATAACTGAGAAATGATTCGTGAATGACTCATAAGTCCGCCAGCAGGAGCTTCCGATCATTGGTAAAGAAACAGAGTTAGCGCCCCTTCCGTTCGCTGATCACGGATCACCGCCATTGCATCAGGCCCTTGACTCTGCTGATACCTTGAACTGCTCACAGTCCTTCATCGTCCTACCTCTCGCTTCATCAATATTTGCTGCAATTATTGCATGCGTTCATCTCTATTTATCTAATTTATGTAAATTATAGTCAAATGAGGCCTCTAAACTGGTCATATCTGGCCCGATTCGCCGTCTGATCAGCCTCAACACTATCGCATACTCTCCACAATCCACACTTTCCCCCCCACTCCGCTTTACACAGCGTTCGTTATGACGGATGAGGCGAGTCGGCCTCTGTTGGGCGAGCATCACGACAATAATGCTTCTCCCTATCAAGCGTCGTCTACAAATCAACAGCGTCGCTCCTTTGAAGTGTCTTCGGAGTCAACCCCACTTCTCCATCGCCGCGATGATGATATATCGGCGTACGGTGGTATAGAGTCATCGCGGGCTTCCTCTGCTGCGTCCGGGTCTGTTTCATTAGATGACTACCCCAAAAAACCGCGAAATAAAGCTTGGTGGACGGTATTATGCGGCCtccttgctgtcggttcCGTCATTGTCATCCTCATTCTGGCCTTCTTTGTTCCCGAGGTAGTAAAGCAATACGTCAAGGAAGCAGCCATATTTAGACCGACAAACCTATCAGTCGTGTCGGCCACAAGCGAAGGTGTCAGGGCAAGGGTACAAGGGGATATTGTCCTCGATGCTGATCGAGTCAAAAGTGAATCGGCGAGAAATATTGGGCGTTTCGTCACCTGGATTGGGAAAGAGGTCGAAACCGGCCAGTCTGAAGTAATTGTACGCTTACCGGAATACGAAAATGCCCTTGTTGGATCTGCATCCTTGCCTTCCATCAAGGTTAGCATTCGCAACGGCCATGTGAATCACCTTGACTTCGAAGCCGATTTGATTGCTGGCGACATTGAGGGCTTGCGCTCCGTCGCCGTCGACTGGCTGGAAGGGAGACTGGACCGTCTATTACTTCATGGAAGTGTCATTCTCCATATCAAATCAGGCCTGCTGAGCCTGGGAGAGCAGACTCTAGATGACACC
This genomic interval carries:
- the argB gene encoding ornithine carbamoyltransferase argB (transcript_id=CADANIAT00006048), whose protein sequence is MSHSRIISQLFVDALVLSTISFRPKSFKFFNIYILALPMASLRSVLKSQSLRHTVRSYSSQTMPPASPFAPRHFLSIADLSPSEFATLVRNASSHKRAIKSGSMPQNLQGSLLGKTVAMIFSKRSTRTRVSTEGAVVQMGGHPMFLGKDDIQLGVNESLYDTSVVISSMVSCIVARVGKHAEVADLAKHSSVPVINALCDSFHPLQAVADFQTIYEAFTPKAHHLSSLGLEGLKIAWVGDANNVLFDMAIAATKMGVDIAVATPKGYEIPPHMLELIKSAGEGVSKPGKLLQTNIPEEAVKDADILVTDTWVSMGQEEEKAQRLKEFDGFQITAELAKRGGAKEGWKFMHCLPRHPEEVSDEVFYSNRSLVFPEAENRLWAAISALEGFVVNKGKIE